One Halostella limicola genomic window carries:
- the thiD gene encoding bifunctional hydroxymethylpyrimidine kinase/phosphomethylpyrimidine kinase, with amino-acid sequence MRQPAPVDRPVALTVAGSDSGGGAGIQADLKTMEARGAFGTSVVTSVTAQNTTGVESTHVLPVEEVAAQYDAVREDFDVRAVKTGMLATAPVIESVTERVAAEDVPAVVDPVMVAASGDRLLEREAESAYEDLVAEATLVTPNADEGAVLTGIEPVDAASAREAGEAIVSMGADAALVKGGHVAADDGVVRDVLVTADGVETFEHPRVEGAATHGSGCTLSSAIAAGLASGEPLSDAVEDATAFMERAIRYHHDVGEGPGSVHHLAGLRERADRQPTAEAVEAVLDAFVDADVSALVPEVGMNVVGATPYAERVGETAAVEGRITRTMRGVQPNRGVRFGASSHVARFLLSAREYDPDLRFAVNCRFDDDVEAALSDLDWAVAEYDRDAEPEDVKATEGSTMGWGARRAFESVEGTPAAVIDRGEVGKEAIVKLLAPNAETLVDRALTLDEAVGER; translated from the coding sequence ATGCGACAGCCAGCACCAGTCGACCGCCCGGTCGCGCTCACGGTCGCGGGGAGCGACTCGGGCGGCGGCGCGGGGATCCAGGCCGACCTGAAGACGATGGAGGCCCGCGGCGCGTTCGGGACGAGCGTCGTGACGAGCGTCACCGCGCAGAACACGACCGGCGTCGAGAGCACGCACGTCCTGCCCGTCGAGGAGGTGGCGGCGCAGTACGACGCCGTCCGCGAGGATTTCGACGTGCGGGCGGTGAAGACGGGGATGCTCGCCACCGCGCCGGTGATCGAGTCGGTGACAGAGCGCGTGGCGGCCGAGGACGTGCCGGCGGTCGTCGACCCGGTGATGGTCGCGGCGTCGGGCGACCGACTGCTCGAACGCGAGGCCGAGAGCGCCTACGAGGACCTGGTCGCCGAGGCGACGCTCGTGACGCCGAACGCCGACGAGGGGGCCGTGCTGACGGGGATAGAGCCTGTCGACGCCGCGAGCGCCCGCGAGGCCGGCGAGGCGATCGTCTCGATGGGTGCGGACGCGGCGCTGGTGAAGGGCGGCCACGTCGCCGCGGACGACGGCGTCGTCCGGGACGTGCTCGTCACGGCGGACGGGGTCGAGACGTTCGAACATCCACGAGTCGAGGGCGCGGCGACGCACGGCTCCGGTTGCACGCTCTCGTCGGCCATCGCCGCCGGCCTCGCCAGCGGCGAGCCGCTCAGCGACGCCGTCGAAGACGCCACGGCGTTCATGGAGCGGGCGATCCGCTACCACCACGACGTGGGCGAGGGACCGGGGTCGGTCCACCACCTCGCGGGGCTGCGCGAACGCGCGGACCGCCAGCCGACCGCCGAGGCCGTCGAGGCGGTCCTCGACGCGTTCGTCGACGCCGACGTGAGCGCGCTGGTGCCCGAGGTCGGGATGAACGTCGTCGGCGCGACGCCGTACGCCGAGCGCGTCGGCGAGACCGCCGCCGTCGAGGGGCGGATCACCCGGACGATGCGGGGCGTCCAGCCGAACCGCGGCGTGCGCTTCGGCGCGTCGAGCCACGTCGCACGCTTCCTGCTGTCGGCCCGCGAGTACGATCCCGACCTCCGGTTCGCCGTCAACTGCCGGTTCGACGACGACGTGGAGGCGGCGCTCAGCGATCTGGACTGGGCGGTCGCGGAGTACGACCGCGACGCCGAGCCCGAGGACGTGAAGGCGACGGAGGGCAGCACGATGGGCTGGGGCGCCCGGCGCGCGTTCGAGTCCGTCGAGGGCACGCCCGCCGCCGTGATCGACCGCGGCGAGGTCGGCAAGGAGGCCATCGTGAAGCTGCTCGCGCCGAACGCCGAGACGCTGGTCGACCGGGCGCTGACGCTGGACGAGGCCGTCGGGGAGAGGTAA
- a CDS encoding AIR synthase family protein — protein sequence MSDLGKVDRAFFEEYIYPNLGADCDDVAVGPRHGVDFGVVDVDGTALVTATDPVSILPGLGWERAARFALGVVLADVAVSGLAPSHLSVSFHLPPEMDDEAFAAVWTAMDETLTDLGTAVVTGHTARYSGCAFPWVGGATAMAVGDHDDVVRPDGARPGDRLIVTTGAGVEAASLFASLYPEQIPADEETLDDAAARLPGVDHVRGAVAAAAAGPVTAMHDATEGGLHGALHELASGAGVRIEFDRDAVPLPDDTRAVAAALDFDPWRATSSGTLLVTAPPEATDRVLAALRDEGLAAAAVGEVLEGKGVAADGEDVPKPEGDSSWPVYDRLATE from the coding sequence ATGAGCGATCTCGGGAAGGTAGACCGCGCGTTCTTCGAGGAGTACATCTACCCGAACCTCGGGGCGGACTGCGACGACGTGGCCGTCGGCCCCCGTCACGGCGTCGACTTCGGCGTCGTCGACGTCGACGGGACTGCGCTCGTGACCGCGACCGACCCCGTCTCGATCCTCCCCGGCCTCGGGTGGGAGCGGGCGGCCCGCTTCGCGCTCGGCGTCGTGCTCGCAGACGTCGCGGTGTCGGGGCTCGCACCCTCTCACCTCTCGGTCTCGTTCCACCTGCCGCCGGAGATGGACGACGAGGCGTTCGCCGCCGTCTGGACGGCGATGGACGAGACGCTGACGGACCTGGGGACGGCGGTCGTCACCGGCCACACCGCGCGGTACTCCGGCTGTGCGTTCCCGTGGGTCGGCGGCGCGACGGCGATGGCCGTGGGCGACCACGACGACGTGGTGCGGCCGGACGGCGCACGCCCCGGCGACCGCCTGATCGTTACGACCGGCGCGGGCGTCGAGGCGGCGTCGTTGTTCGCGTCGCTGTACCCCGAGCAGATCCCCGCGGACGAGGAGACGCTGGACGACGCGGCCGCCCGGCTTCCGGGCGTCGACCACGTCCGCGGCGCGGTCGCGGCCGCGGCGGCCGGCCCCGTCACCGCGATGCACGACGCGACGGAGGGCGGCCTCCACGGCGCGCTCCACGAACTCGCCAGCGGAGCGGGCGTTCGGATCGAGTTCGACCGCGACGCGGTCCCGCTGCCAGACGACACCCGCGCCGTCGCCGCCGCCCTCGACTTCGACCCGTGGCGCGCGACGAGTTCGGGGACGCTGCTGGTGACCGCGCCGCCCGAGGCCACCGACCGCGTGCTGGCGGCGCTGCGAGACGAGGGACTGGCGGCCGCCGCAGTCGGCGAGGTTCTGGAGGGGAAGGGCGTCGCCGCCGACGGAGAGGACGTGCCGAAGCCGGAGGGCGACTCGTCGTGGCCGGTGTACGACCGGTTGGCGACGGAGTGA